Genomic DNA from Vreelandella subglaciescola:
CGATACCGACCTGATTATTCCCAAGCAGTTCTTGAAGTCGATCAAGCGCACCGGATTTGGCGTCAACCTGTTTGACGAGCTGCGCTATATGGATGAAGGTCAGCCCGGGCAGGACTGCGCCAATCGTCCGGTTAATCCGGATTTCGTGCTCAACAAGCCGCGCTATCAAAATGCTGAAGTGCTGCTCGCGCGGCGCAACTTCGGCTGTGGAAGCTCCCGCGAGCACGCGCCCTGGGCGCTTGAAGACTTCGGCTTTCGCGTGGTGATTGCGCCAAGTTTCGCCGATATCTTCTACAACAACGCGTTCAAGAACGGCCTGCTGCTGGTGGTGCTCGACGAAGACACCGTGGATCGCCTGTTCAAGGCCGTTGAGGCCAACGAAGGCTACGCGCTGGACGTGGATCTGGAGCGCCAGCAAATCACCACGCCCGACG
This window encodes:
- the leuD gene encoding 3-isopropylmalate dehydratase small subunit, with protein sequence MKKFTRFEGAVAPLDRANVDTDLIIPKQFLKSIKRTGFGVNLFDELRYMDEGQPGQDCANRPVNPDFVLNKPRYQNAEVLLARRNFGCGSSREHAPWALEDFGFRVVIAPSFADIFYNNAFKNGLLLVVLDEDTVDRLFKAVEANEGYALDVDLERQQITTPDGEQLSFDVDAFRKHCLLEGLDDIGITLQDEDAIREFEVGHRAKRPWLFRDNASTSA